The region GAATGAAATTGTCTGTCAGGGCTCATCCCCCGAttgcaattatattttaaatactgtCAGGTGGTTTTAAACCAAGGTTCATAGGCAAGAAACTCATGAAGGGAAGAAGTGTAATTTACAGCAAGCTTCTTGTGAGAAGGAAAACATGAAGAAATAATGAAAAAGAGAGGTATTTTTGTCTGACAAAATACAGATCTTCAGCTTCCTGACCACCCTTAAATTATTTCAGTCCTAAGGGAAATAAGTTTGCTTGCTGGATTAaacacacacgggggggggggaggaagagaaatgtAGTCTGTATTATGGCTGTGCTCATCTGATTAGTACAAATATTGTATTTTAACAGATTCTAGAGGGTTTCTACATATGCCATCTACTGTACTTACAAGTTTTAGGTCTTCCATACTACCTAAGAAATGCCCATTGGGCATTTACTGATTATAAACATATGTGTTTATTCAGACAAACACTTTAGTTTCATATGTGATCTATTAATAATACGCTGTTACATAAACCCTATTTTCCCCCtaccattattttttaatgtgacATAATGTTAGATTTTTGTTATACCAGTAAACTATGTGGAGACAATACTAAATAAAAACTAACACAGAAGCTCTAGGAAGGTAATTTActctattttaaatatatatttaaaattcaaGTAATATTCAGCTAGCCTAGGTTTATTTTCCTATTAAATAGACAAAACACTGTGGGAGGTACACATGTTCCAATAACATTTACAACAAGAACAGAAAAGCCAATATAAATGGGTCAAACTTTCAACACTAAGGCACAATATAATGAATACTAGAGTTTAGCTAAAATCCTAGTTTACTATAGCATCGAGTGACTGGATTACAGCTAGTGTTCCTATATTAAAAATACTCAGCTACTACATAACAGAATTCAGAGTTTAGGAGGTGTTACCTTAGTGGAACAAAGGTGTATTGCATTCGTAAAAGATGGGGTAGCAAAGACTAGTCATAGTAGTTATTATTGTGTATTTTTCACACCATTATAATTAAAGCTCAGTTCATGTTTCCATTATGAATCCCAGTCTTAAATTGGCCTTTTTTAAACTGCAGCAGGCAGAAACCCGAGACACATTGGCTAGATccaatgttttttctaaaaacatTGTTACTTTTGAAAGGGCCTAGTGCTGTTAAAGCCAAggacaaaactcctgttgatttcaattggGGCAGGCCTGGGCCCCTGAGTTGTTGAGCTGCTTACCAtaaggcttgatccaaaacccaccgctgtcaatgggagtttttccactcAGTTCAGTGGACTTTGCATCAGCCCCAGAGTTTAAACTGTATTGATCTACTCTCTTTGGCCAAGTTTCAGGATAGCattccaattcaggaaagcaattaagcacatctaaatcaatgggatttaagcacatgcttcaagttaaacatgtgtttaagtgcttttttGATTTGAGGCCTCTAAAAATAAGTTAGTTTACTTTTCAAAACTGCAATTTTGCTGGCACTTCATGCAGattcctgatttttatttttaactcacTGAGATATTTTAAGTTTGAAAACTGGGTATGGCTCAGGCAGAATagctgctttttaattttttttttttttttttttttttttactaaaaatagaaaacaaaattccAAACCTTTACATGATACACTTGGCAAATTtgctattaaaacaaaaagatctTGGTATTTTAACAACTAGTCTGCAAATAAAATGAAGGAAAACAACTTCACAAAAAAGATGGTACCTAACAAAATATGTGCTGAAGAACAGGCTTGTATTTCTGAATGCTTTAAATCAGCACTAATTAATATGCCTAATTTTGATCCTATTACTAACTAACTCTATTTTACTGTGAATTTTCCTATGTAACACGACTGCAAAACAATGCAACAATCCAGGTTATGGCACATAGTGTGAGGAATTGGGGCTTTCTTTGTCCCATCTCTTTTATCCTCTTGTGGAATGTTTAGTTCTAAAAATCATAATAAAATGCACACATCAACATTATCTCGAAGGTTGCTTATAACCCAATCTTTCAGGATTCCGTAACAATACGTACTTTTCTATTAGTAATGTCTGCATGACCATGCCCAACCACAATTACATACCTCACAAATATTTCACAGTATAAGTTCTTTATCACAGAACACTGATGTTCAGACACCTGAATGTGTGACTATTTCTCCCCTGCTTCTTTCTAAACACAGTTTTCCTTAGCTATTTAAAACTTCCCTTGGTCTAGTTAAGACTGGTCTATAGAAAGTCCTCTATGGAAAATAATACCGCATACAACTCTAAAGATCTTTGAGTCATACAATGGTACTGAGGTCCCTCAGGTTGCTGCAGATCTGCTCTGGGTGATGGCACTGGTTTCCTCTGGATTTAAGTTGTCCTTGTCACCGCTAACAGGAACAGAAAGGTTATAGGCTTTGGTAACCCTCAGGTGACGCTTTAATCAAAGTCTACCCCCTACAGCACTGTGATCAATATGCATTTTGGAGTTAGCTAGGAAGAGAAGTGTCCATCACTACCCTGGATGGAGAGGGATCCACCATGCCTGAGCTGGGTGGAGGGTTCCAGGCCCCTGGCTGGAGAGGGAGCTCCAGGCCCAGGCTCTAAGGGCGGTTCCACACCCCTGGTTGTAGAGGGCGCTCCAGCCCCCCGCTCTAGAGGCTGGTTCCAGGCCCCTGGCTGGAGAGGGAGCTCCAGGCCCGGGCTCTAGAGGCGGTTCCACCCCCTGGCTCTAGAGCTCCAGGGCAGATTCCAGGCCCCCACCTGCAGAGGGAGCTCCAGCCCCCGGCTCTAGAGGCTGGTTCCAGGCCCGAAGGAGCTCCAGGCCCAGGCTCTAGAGGCGGTTCCACATCCCtggctgcagagggcgctccagccccgggctctAGAGGCTGGTTCCAGGCCCCTGGCTGGAGAGGGAGCTCCAGGCCCGGGCTCTAGGGGCGGTTCCACACCCCTGACTCTAGAGCAGATTCCAGGCCCccgcctgcagagggcgctccagccccaggctctaGAGGCCGGTTCCATGCCCccgcctgcagagggcgctccagcccccagctctaGAGGCAGGTTCCAGGCCCCtggctgcagagggcgctccagcccccagctctaGAGGCAGGTTCCAGGCCCCtggctgcagagggcgctccagcccccagctctaGAGGCCGGTTCCAGGCCCCCGCCTGCAGAAGGAGCTCCAGCCCCCGGCTCTAGAGGCTGGTTCCATGCCCccgcctgcagagggcgctctagGGCCGGTTCTGGAGCGGTCCCCCCCCGCCGGGGCGGGGCCCCTGCCCTACGTGCCCCTCTTGGGGGCGGCGGCCCGGCCGAAGGCCGGCGGCATGAGGTTCTCGGTGATGTAGGCCACCAGGAGGCAGATGATGACGAGCATGACGCAGATGGAGCCCCCCACGGCCGTCATGGCGATGACGATGTCCTGCATGCTGGCCGGCTCCACGCTGAACTCCACGCACTCGGCACGGGGCGCGCCCGGCCCGCCGGCCCGGTAGAGCGGCTGGAGGCACAGGCGGTAGCGCACGCTGCCGTGCGCGTCGGGCAGCAGGTAGTCCCGGCAGCTGGCCCCCAGCTGGACGCTGTCGCAGTGGAAGCGGGTGTAGGTGCCGTCCCAGGAGCAGTTGAGGGCGAAGCCCCGCAGGTCCCGCCCCGGCCCGCCGGGCGCCCCCCACTGCAGCAGGACGCTGCCGTTGCGCAGCACGTTGGCCACCAGGGCGCGGCCCGGCGAGCGGTGCGCCTTGCAGCTGGGCGGCGGGCACTGGAAGTCCCGGGCCGGGCTCCGGAAGCAGAGGCGGCCGCTGGCCTGGCCCTCGCTGAACACCTTGTACGGGCACCAGGGCGCCGCACCGGAGCTGTTGGCCGGCGGCGAGGCTCTCCGCCGGGGCAGGGCCGGCAGCGGGTCCCAGGCAGCGGCGGCGCTCCCGGCCAGCTCCCCGGAGCCCCTCATCAGCCTGCCCCAGACGTGCCCGGGGCGGCGCTGGCAGAGGCAGAACAGGGCGAGCGACTGCAGCAGCGTGCCCGGGCGGAGCATGCTGGCCGGGCCGGGGGGCGCCCGGGGCATGgagcggggccgggcggggagggGTGGCACCGCAGCCCTAGCAGGCGGGCAGGGACAGCTCACTTCCTCCGGATCCGCGGGGACCAGGCATCCCAGCCAAGCCGGGCGGCCGGGAGCGTCATGCGCCGAGCCCAGACAGGAGCCTCCTCCTGGCGCGCCCGGTCTCCGCCAGCGCCGGCTAAGTTTGCCCCGGGAGTCCCCGGTGCAGGGAGCAGTCGCTGCCTCCTTCTTCCTCCCGGAGCTGAGCGGCGGCAGGCGCCTTTCAGACCCGCCAACTTCCAGCGAAAGGGTTGCGCCGCCCCCGGCTGCCAATGGAGAGCCGGCTCCTGCGTTAACTCTCGCTGGGCTGTGGAGCAGAAACCCGCCTGCCCTGCGCTTTGGCAGAGCGCAAATGGGGAGAGGATGGAGCCAGAAGCCGAAGGGAAAGCGGGTGATTAAACCAGAGCCCAGGCAACGAATAGCTCAGACCCTCCCTCGTCCTGCAGGCAGACACTGAACACTGTCAGGCTTTCAAGACGGGGGAAATAAGGctcgctcctgccccccccccagccctccagcaaccccctctccccccaaaagcaCCCAATCCCACACCCTTTGAggccaatggaaagattccccttAACTTCAACTGGGTTTTAGATCAAACCCACGTGCATTTggattagggttgccagttttggtcaGACCTATTGCTGGacgtttcatcacatgacataagctttaattaaagactccaggacaatcctaaAGGGTTGACACCCTGCATTTGGATCCTATCAACACCCACTGTACTTTATGGAGAGGGATGAAGTCAGGGGCCTCTACCCAAAAGTTCCATCTGTGTTTGACTTTTAAATTATCCATGCACCTGCGCAGTTCTGCCAACAGTAGCAATGAGAGGAG is a window of Emys orbicularis isolate rEmyOrb1 chromosome 22, rEmyOrb1.hap1, whole genome shotgun sequence DNA encoding:
- the FNDC10 gene encoding fibronectin type III domain-containing protein 10, producing MPRAPPGPASMLRPGTLLQSLALFCLCQRRPGHVWGRLMRGSGELAGSAAAAWDPLPALPRRRASPPANSSGAAPWCPYKVFSEGQASGRLCFRSPARDFQCPPPSCKAHRSPGRALVANVLRNGSVLLQWGAPGGPGRDLRGFALNCSWDGTYTRFHCDSVQLGASCRDYLLPDAHGSVRYRLCLQPLYRAGGPGAPRAECVEFSVEPASMQDIVIAMTAVGGSICVMLVIICLLVAYITENLMPPAFGRAAAPKRGT